ACAGAAGCGTCAACCCTAACGGCAACACCATTCGCCATACATCCAAGACCGTAAAGAGGAGAAACCCGTCAACCATATCCGTTCTCTTTCCTTAATACATGATTGAAAAAATGGAAAACTTCTACCCAGGCCATGCCGGATGAACAAAAAGACTGTAGGGAATAGAACACGTCCCGGAGGGCAATGTCATCCCCAACCCGTTAAACAGTCTTCATGACCCGATTTTACCCGGGGAAGGCCGGAACAATCTGAAACCATCCCTGATCATGAAGAAGATGAACCGGAGTCTCAAAAAGGACGGACAAGCTGAGATCATTCAAAACGTCACCCTTAGGACCATCTTTTATGATCCGGCCCTGCTTCAACAACACGACCCGCTCAATCTCCGGAGGAATTTCATGGACATGGTGCGTCACCAATATCACCGTGCCTCCTTGACGTATAAAATTCCGAATGATTTGAAGATATTGAAAACAAGCCTGCACATCCAGCCCGGTGGTTGGCTCATCTAAGACAAGAATCTGAGGCTCGTGAACCAAAGCCCGTCCTAGCAAGGCTCGCCGTTGTTCTCCGCTCGACATTTCCCCGAAGGCGCGATCTCGAAGATGGGCAATCCCGAGCATGCGCATCATCTCAAAGCTTTTGGTTCGATGTTGCAGACTGATGGTTTGATGGTCATACACATCCAAGCTGGAGAAAAACCCGGAAATAACAATATCCAGCCCGGTCGTATGACAGGGATAGACCTGTTGCATTTCCGCTGAAATTAATCCGATCTGTGCGCGTAGGTCCCACACATTCCAGTGCTCCTTACCCATCAGCCGGACATATTGATCCGGCCCAACGACGGGATACAGTTCCCTCGATAACAGCTTCATAAATGTCGATTTCCCTGACCCATTGGGACCCAGGATAACGGTCGAACACCCCTGGTTAATCACCAAAGAAAGATCATGGAGAACAGGCTGAGCTCCGCGA
Above is a window of Nitrospiraceae bacterium DNA encoding:
- a CDS encoding ATP-binding cassette domain-containing protein; protein product: MLNSESSPFIQIHHATVFRGAQPVLHDLSLVINQGCSTVILGPNGSGKSTFMKLLSRELYPVVGPDQYVRLMGKEHWNVWDLRAQIGLISAEMQQVYPCHTTGLDIVISGFFSSLDVYDHQTISLQHRTKSFEMMRMLGIAHLRDRAFGEMSSGEQRRALLGRALVHEPQILVLDEPTTGLDVQACFQYLQIIRNFIRQGGTVILVTHHVHEIPPEIERVVLLKQGRIIKDGPKGDVLNDLSLSVLFETPVHLLHDQGWFQIVPAFPG